Below is a window of Mycolicibacterium rhodesiae NBB3 DNA.
TCAGCGATGAAGTCGAATCGATCGGCGTCGGCCAGCGGTTCCAGTGATCGTCGACAGAACTCCCGGGCCAACGGCTCGATGGCGGCCATGCGCCGCGGCGTGAAGACGCCCGATAACAGGCGTCGGTGCAGGTCGTGGATCGGTGGATCCTCGAACAAGATGATGCCCGGGGGCACCTCGATGCGGTTGAGCAGCACCTCGATGACCGTGCCCCGACCGGAGCGATAGTCCTGCCAGTTCACCAACTCACGGGCAACATCAGAGTGCCTGCTCAGCGCATAGAACCCGTATTTTTCGTTGTGATAAAGCGGCGCTTCGTCACGCAACTGCTTCCATACCGGGTACGGATCGTCGTCGATCTCGAAGTCGAAAGGGTCGTAGTACGGATCAACCTTCACCCTGTATGTCACGCACCGAGAATAGGGGTTATCGGCTGTCACAACATAATTTTCCGCTACTCGGCCGGCCGCAAACTGTTGCCCTTGATCACCGGCATGTTCGTCCACGTACCACGGTCGTCGCGATACCAGCCGGCGGCAGCCAAGGCGCCACCATCGGCGTGGACGACGGTTCCCGAGACCCACGCGGCCAGCGGACTGGCAAGGAACAGCGCGCAACCTGCGATGTCCTCCGGAGTGCCGAAGCGCCCCAGCGGAATCCACCGCGGCATGTGGTGGCGTTGCGACGGGTGGATCATCCGGTCCAGCGGCACCTGAGCGCTATCGGTGGTCTCTGGCGCGATCGCGTTGACGCGAATGCCTTCCGGCCCCAATTCCAGGGCCAAGCTCATGGTGAAACCGGTGATCGCGGCCTTGAACGCGCCGTAGACCGCGAAGTGTGGGATACCGCGAAACCCCTCGATCGAGGAGATGTTCGTGATGCTCGCGCCACCGCCCGCGGCTCGCAGCAGCGGTAGCACAGCCCGCGTCACTGAGAAGATGTGCTTGAGGTTCACGCGGTAGATGTCGTCGATCTGGTCGTCGGTCAGTTCCTCGAACCGCGTCGGACGCGTCACGAAATGCCCGACGTTGTTGATCAGCACGTCGAGACGCCCGAATCGTTCACCAATTGTTGTTGCGAGTGCTGACACGTCGACGGCGTCGGTCGCATCGCCGTGTATCACCGCAACGTCGACGCCCGCAGTCCGCAGTTCGTCGGCTCGGGTCTCGTCGATCTCGAGCGCAATCACTCTAGCGCCCTGTTCTGCGAACGCCGATACGGTCGCTCGCCCTATTCCCGCGCCACCGCCGGTGACGAGAACAACCTTGCCGTTGAAGTCCAACATGTCCACCTCCACTAGAGAACCATCATTCTCACATGCGAGAATCAGCAATCATGGGCGCTACCGAGCTTCGAAGCTTCGTCTTCGCGGTCGAGTTCGCAGTAGGCGATGCCGGACGTGTGTGGCCAGTTCTCAGTCATCACGAGGGAAACTTGCGGAACCTCGGCGCGCATTATGCGTTCATCTATGAGTCGGTCGTCGAGGCAGGACGGGTGCTGGTGGTCATCGGCGTTCGCACCCGGCAACCCCTGCTGGATCTCCTTCGCTCACCGCAACTCTTCGAATGGTTCGACGCGGTTGGTCTCGACGACCTCCCCGCCGTATTCGCCGGCGAGGCTGTCGAACGCTTCGACATCGGCGAGGCGCCCGCGCCGGGCACCGAAATCGTCGTCGCCGCCGTCACCCCGGTCGCCGACGTCGACGATTTCATGGCCCGGGTGCGCGAATCGCTCCCCCAGTTCGCCCGCGCCGGGATCTCCAGGACCCTCGTCTACCGCGCGTTCGACACCGCAGGTGAGGTGATGTTCCTGCAGCAGCTGGCGAGTGCGGAGAAGGCGCTCGTATGGGTCGATCGCTCGGAGATCGCGGCGTCCTGGCTTACTGCCGCCGGTGTGGGGGCCTATCCGCCCGTATTCGTGGGACGGTTCGTGAACGCGATGCGTCTCGCCGAGACCAGCGGAACGGACCTGCACTGATGTATGTCTGTTTGTGTCAGGGTGTCACCAACGAAACGGTGTCGGCCGCGATCGTCGCAGGCGCGAGCACCCCGAAGCAGGTGTCCGCGGCGTGCGGGGCAGGATCGGAATGTGGCAGGTGCTGCCGCACCATCAGGTCGATCATCGATTCCGTCTCGACAACAACGGAATCAGGCAGGGGACGCAGGGTATGACAGATCCGCACTCCGACATCGCGGGAATACGGATGCTCATCGTCGGTGCATCGTCCGGCATCGGACAAGCCCTGGCGCTGGCCGCCCATGCTCGGGGGGTCAAAGTCGCCCTTGCGGCGCGGCGGGTGAGCATCCTGACCACGCTGGCCGAACAGCTCGACGGCTCCGCACACGAGCTCGACGTGTCTGATCCGCAGGCCATCGAACGCGTCGTCGGCGAGGTCGCGGCGCTCTTCGGCGGTCTCGACGCGGTCGTGTTCACCAGCGCCTCTGCGCCCTTCGCGTTGATCGAGGACACCGACGTCACCACTTGGATGCACACCTATGCCGTCAACGCTGTGGGCGCCTCTCATCTGTTGCGCGCAGCCGTGCCGCACCTCGCCGACGACGCAGTCGCACTCATCGCATCGAGCCACGACGTAGGCCGGCCGCGCGCCGGCGTCGCCGCGTATCACGCGAGCAAGGCCGCTCTCGACGAGATCCTGAGGTCATGGCGTGCCGAGCATCCGGAACTGCCCGTCATCCGGGTGAGCGTCGGCCCGACGGAGGGTACCGAGATCCTGCGCGGTGCTGACCGCGATCTGCTGGCGGACCTGTACCGGACATGGGCCCAGGAGGGTCAGATTCCCGCCGAGATGTCTGCGGTCGACGATGTCGCGAACGCCCTGCTGTCCTTCATTGCCGTCGCGCGGGCTAACCCGACGGTCGTCAGCGATATCGTGCATCTCGCGCCGCGCGCTCGCGCCAAGAAGAGCTGAGGAGTACACACCATGGATCTGGGCTTTGCGGGCGCCAAAGCTGTCGTCACCGGGGGCAGTAAGGGCATGGGACTGGCGATTGCCGAAACCCTTGGCGCCGAGGGTGCATCGGTCGCGATCATGGCGCGGGGACAGCAGGCCCTGGAGTCGGCGGCTGAGAGCGTTCGAAGCGCAGGCGCTCCAGAGGTCCTCACCCTGAGTGTCGATATGGCCGACGCCGAATCGATCGCGGCCGGGTATGCCGCGGTGAGTGATGCGTGGGGCCAGCTCAATGTTCTGGTGCACACGATCGGCCCGAGTGCCGGCCTGTTCGAGGAACTCGACGACGACGACTGGCACGCCGCATTCGACCTGGGCACGATGTCCGCAGTCCGTTCGGTGCGCGCGGCGCTGCCCATGCTCCGCGCCGCCGAGTGGGCTCGCATCGTCACGCTGTCCGCGCACTCGATCCAACGCCAGAGCGCACGCCTGGTGGCCTATACCGCGACGAAAGCCGCGCTGTCGAGCCTCACCAAGAATCTCTCGAAGAGCCTCGGTCCCGAGGGCATCCTCGTGAACTGCGTGTGTCCGGGGACGATCGTGACCGCCAGCTTCACCGAAATCCTCAAGGACACGCTGGCCGCCGACGGCCTGGACTCCTCAGATCCACACGACGTGATGAAGTGGGTGGAGCAGACCTACGGGCATCCGTGTGACATCGGCCGTGCCGGGCTGCCCGAGGAAATCGCCTCTGCAACAGCGTATCTCGCGTCCCGTCGGAACGGTTACGTCACCGGTGCAACCGTGAACGTCGACGGAGGGTCGGACTTCATTTGAACGGCGGGCTCAGCCGTTCTTGGACATCTCGCCTGCCGCGGTGTCCGCCCATTTCGCTTCATGACGGCCCATGGTCATCGCGCCGTTCCACCCGCCGTCGGTCCACAGCACCTCACCGCCTACATAGCTCAGTCGTGGACTGCCCAGACAAACGAGCGGCCAGGCCTGTTCCTCCGGTGTGGAGTAGCGTCCGACCGGCCCGATCGCCTGATCGACCGTCTCCTTGCCCATCAGGTCCTGAAACGCGGGCATCATCGCCGTCTCAGTGGGTCCCGGGTTGATGGCATTGATCCGAATCCCTTTTCGACCCAGCTCCGGATACCACCACCCCACCCAGGCATCGATGATGTACTTCGAATAGGCATAGCCGCTCCACGACCACTTCTTCTCGTTGGCGGTGAGCCATTCGACCGCGGCATCGAAGCCGTCGGTCTCCAGAAGCTCCGTGATCACCTTGATATGGTCCTGCCAGCCGATCGCGGCCGACGAGGAGATCACGCTGATCGACGAGCCGTCAGCCATCTTCGGCACCAGCTGCTCGGCCAGATGCCGTGCACCGACGAAGTTCACCAAAATCGTGTCCCACTCGCTGAACGGCGGGCCGGGAAGTCCTGCGCAGCTGAACAAGCCGTCGACCGGACCGTCGATCGATGCGGCGACGGTTTCGATGTTCGCGCGATCGCGCAGGTCGATCGTCAAGGCGCGGTCCACATCAACGGTGGTCGGATTGATGTCGAGCGCAGTCACGCGGGCGCCCAGGTCGACGAGAATCTGCGCCGCCGCCTGACCCATTCCCGACGCCGCTCCTGTCACGACGACCGATTTGCCCTTGTAACCGAGCACGTCTTCCATATCGAGAACCTCACTTCGCGAATAGTGAGAACAAACATTATCACCATCGATACTGTGAAACTCTGCGCCTGGACTGAAGGGAGCGCTGAAGTTGACAAGAACGCGACCGATACGGGTCATTCAGTGGGCCACCGGTGGAGTCGGTACCGAGATGGTGACGACCATCCTCGATCACCGCCCCGACATCCAACTGGTCGGTGCGCGTGTCTACTCCCAAGCGAAGCACGGTGTCGACATCGGCAGGATCGTCGGCCGCGACCAGATCGGCGTCACTGCGACGATCGACACCGCCGAGATCCTCGCGCTCGACGCCGATCTCGTACTCTACGCGCCGTCGTTCACCGATCTCGACGATGTCTGCGCCCTGCTCGCGAGCGGAAAGAATGTGGCGACGCCGTCGTTCCTATTCCACCCGCGGCGCATTCCGGAGGCGGATCGGCGACGTCTGCAGGAAGCCTGCGAGCAGGGTGGCGCCACCATCCACGGCAGCGGCTTGAACCCGGGCAACCTGTCCGGTGTGCTGCCGCTCGCGCTCTCTGGCATGAGCCGCACCATCGACCAGGTCACGCTGCAGGAGCGCGCCGACTGGACGCTGTGGGAAAGCACTGAGATCACCTTCGACGGCATGTGGTTCGGTCGTCCGCCGGACGAGGTGACGCCGTCGGCCAATGGGTACCTCAGTTTCCTGACAAAGCTGTTCGTCGAGCAGACCTGGTTCATCTCCGACACGTTGAACGCCGAAATCGACGACGTGTCGGTGAGTCTCGAATGCGTGCCCGCGACCAAGGACTTCGAGATGTTCGGCCACGTGGTGCGCGCTGGCAGCACGGCCGGGCAACGCTGGAACTTCCGCGGCCATCGCAACGGCAAGACGCTGATCGAGTTCGAGACCCTGTGGACCATTGGCGGCGAGTATCCCGGGCACTGGCCCAAGCCCTTGGACGGCTGGACGCTGACAATCGAAGGTGACCCGTCGATGCGCACACATTTCTTCCCCCTCGCCAGCTTCTCGCGCGACGCCTCGATCGAAGAGCATGTGAAGGCCGGATTGATCACGGTGGCGATGCAGGTCGTCAACGCGATTCCTGCGGTGTGCGACGCACCGGCCGGCTTCGCGACCATGGCGGATCTGCCCTTGATCCGCAGCTATACCGGCTTCGGCAACCGGTGATTTGGGTGCGTATACGTTCGCTTACCGAACGTTCGCGCACCGAAATCACTTGGGCGGTAGGCTCTCCGGCGATGTGACGTAACCCATCTCGTCGTACAGGGTTCGAGGCACGAGAAGACCTGTCGTGTCGAGGATCTCGGGTAGATGCTCGGCCACGTCCTCAGCACTCAGGCTGCCGTCGGGCGACGTCCAACCGCGTGAGATGCCGATCTGAACCGCTGCAACGCGACCCATGAACGCACTGAACACGGTCTGCGTCTGCGTGCAGGCCTCGCTCGCGAGATACGCCACCACGGGGGCCACCTGGTCCTGCCGCAACGTGTCGAGGAAGGCGCTGCCGTCGGGGTCGTCGGCGCCCACCCCCGTGACCGCGTCAGCCATCCGGGTACGAGCCATCGGCATGATCGCATTGGTCGCGATGCCGAAGTCTGCGCCCTCCAGCGACAGCACGTTCATCAACCCGAGCATTCCCGTCTTGGCCGTCGAGTACCCGAGCATGCCGTGCTGACCGAAGATTCCCGCCGCGGACGCCACCAGGACGATTCGACCGTAGCGGGCGCGCTTCATCACCTCGAATCCCGGACGAACAACGTGGAACGCGCCGAGAAGATGATGCCGCAGGAGAGATTCGAAGCGTTCCGTCGGCCAGTCATCGACCGGGGCGTTGAACACGTTGCCCGAGTTGGCGACGATCGCGTCGAGCCTGCCGAATTCACCTTCGGCCAATTCGACGGCCATCTGCCCGCCCTTTTCGGTGCTGACATCCTCGACACACGCCACTGCCCGCCCACCGTCGGCGACGATCTCGGCAACCACATCATTGGCAGGCGTCGGATCGGAACCATTGCCGTCCACGTCGCAGCCGTTGTCGGCCACCACGACAGCGGCGCCGCGCCGGGCGACCTCGCGACAGTACGCCGCACCGAGTCCGCGTCCTCCTCCCGTGACGAGGACGACGCGATCGGCGAATGAGACCGTGGTCATGGTCCGTACAGTCATCTCCCACTCGGATGCGGTAGGTCAAGCGTCAGGACGATACCTGGCGGTCCCGCCCCCACAGCCGTGATGTTGTTCACGACTACCGACGCGACAGCGACCATGCTTGTCTACCGATTGGTCCAGTGCGCGACGAATGGTGAGATCGAGGACACGTCGTACAGACCGGGTTCGGCGGCGAGCACCGCGGGTATCGCATTGATCGCGTGCATCGCCGTCGCCAGGCATCCCTGCTCGGCGTGATCCTCGTCGTGCGAACCGATCACCAGGTGTACCCGCATGTTCGGCTCCCCCTCGAAGGTGATCTCATAGCCGATTTCCGTCGGCCAGTCCGGCGCCAGATCATCGGCCATCCGGGTGAGATGCTCGACGGACATGGTCGTCTCACCGCAGTCGACGGTGACACCGAAACGCATGGCGCCGACGGTGCCGGCCGGGATCTCGCCCGCGGCGACCGTCAAGGCCCGCGGCGTCGTCGCCACCTCGCGGAAGCCCTCGACCGACTGGATCTGGAGGCCCAGCGATTGCGCGAGCACGGTCGCGCTCCCGATCCACGCGCTGGCCGCATAGTCGGTGTTGGTGAGCAGCGGCGTGGTGTCCTCTGGCGCATGACCGAAGCCCATCGCGTTGAAGATCAGATCGTGGCTGGCATATGTCGAGTAATTGAGCACCTCGCGCACGCTGATGTGGTCCGTCTTCTGCGTCAGGCGGGAGAGCACGGGACCAAGCGACTCTCCGAAGAAGCCGGGATACAAACCTAGACCCAGGAACGAGGAACGACCTGTGCGACAGGCAGTCTCGATCCCATCGGCCAGCGACTCGTGCAGTGAGCGCGGATGGATGAATCGGCTGCCGGTGGCCACCACGTTCTTACCGGACGCCAGCAAGTCGCACACATCGGCGAAGCAGCCTTCGGTGTCGGTTTCCACTTTGCCCATGTACAGCACGATGTCGGCGTCGGACTCGATGACCGCGCCGCGATCGTCGGTGGTGAGCACCCCCGTCTCCGCAGTCCCGCACAACGTGCCAGCGTCGACCCCCGCTTTCCCGGGGTCATAGACCCGCACCGCGATGAGGTCGAGATCCGGGCGGCCGATCACGTGGCGAAGCGACATCATCCCGGTGATACCGGTGGCCCACTGGATCACCCGCGTCATGACCAATCCTCCTTCAGTCCCACACCACGTCCAGACGCGGCGGCGACCGGAACATCGTTCCGGTGACATAGGGCGGCGGCGCGTCCGGATCCAAACGCAGTCCCGGCAATTCGTCGAACAGCGCGTTGAAGATCTTCGTCGTCTCAAGCCGTGCCAGGTGCATTCCGAGGCAGACGTGAGCACCGTGGGCAAATCCGATGTGTGGTTTACGTTCCCGGAAGATGTCGAACCTCTCCGGGTCGTCCCAGCGGGTTTCGTCGTGGTTGGCACTGCCCAGGCTGAGCATCATCGTCGCACCCTTGGGGATCTGCACCCCGCCGATCTCGGTGTCGCAGGTGACCTCACGCATGAAGTTCAGCAGTGGGGTCTCCCATCGGATGCCTTCCTCGATCGCCTGCGGCAACAGGCTGCGGTCCGCACGTACCGCGTCGAGCTGGTCGGGGTGTGTCAGCAGCGCCATCGCCAAACTTGCCGTAGAACGCGACGTCGTCTCCGCCCCCGCTGGTAACAGGTTGCGCATGAATCCGTAGATCTGCTCGTCGGTCATCTTCACGCCGTTGACCTCCGAGGCGGCCAGGATCGACACCATGTCGTCCTGAGGTTCCCTGCGCCGGTCAGCGAGAATTCCGACGAAGTACTCCTTCATCTCCGACGACGCGCGCATCGCGCAGTCCATGTCCCCGCGGAAACCCAGCAGGTCGATGGCAAGACGGTGAAACCACAACACATCGGAGTCGGGCAATCCCAGCAGGGCGGCAATCACCCGCACCGGGATCGGCATGAAGACCTTGTCGACCAAGTCGGCCTTCTTGTCACCTTTGAACTTCGCGATCGTGCTGTCCACCAACGGCCCGACGAGTTCGGAATCCCACCGCTTCATCGACGAGCGGGCGAAGGCGAACTCGTGCAGCTTGCGATAGACGGCGTGCTCCGGGTCCTGCATCTCCAGGATCGTCGGACCCTGCAGCGGCCGCACGACATCCTCATAGCACCGCGTACTGAACGTGATGTTGTCGGTGAAGATCGCCTTGACGGCATCGAACGAGTAAGCGGTGAACGTCTGCGGGCCGTCGTCCGGGTTGCCCTCCATCCCCATCTCGGGCCAGCCGGCGTGCACCGGACTCTGCGCGCGGAGTTCCTTCAGCATCGGGTAGGGCGATGCGTCGCCGGCGGCACCCATCCCCTCGTTGAATTTTTCCTGGGCATCCCGGATGCTCTGTTCGAGTTCTTCTACGGTCGCCGGCTCGGCCATCCCACGGCTCCTCACTGCCACTTCCCCTCGAACAACCTACAGGTTGTTGGTTGAGAACCTACATGATGTAGGTTGATCGAATCCATCAACCGTGTAAGTCGCGAAAATGCAACCGGGAGCGTTCGATTGGCAACTCGAGTGGTGCAGTGGGCAACTGGCGCGGTCGGAACCCCCGCGTTGGCGGAATTGATCGAGAATCCCGATTTCCAGCTCGTCGGCGTCCTTGTCTACGACCCGGCGAAAGCCGGTCAGGATGCGGGGGCCCTGTGCGGTCTACCTCCTACCACCGGCGTACTGGCCACCACGGACAAGGAGGAGATCCTCGCGCTGCGGCCCGAAGTGGTCATCCACGCCGCGAGCAAGGCACACGCGGTCGAAACCAATGCCGAAGACATCTGCCGGCTTCTCGCGTCCGGAACCAGTGTCATCACCACGACCTCCTACAACCATCTGCCTACTTACGGAGCCGAGACCGAGGCCGCGTTCGTCGAGGCCTGCCGGAAGGGAGGGTCCCGGTTTCACGCCGCAGGCGAGAATCCAGGCTTCATGTTCGAGCGTCTCGTCGCCACTCTGACGGCGCTGTCGAAGACCATCGACCGCATCGACCTGTACGAGGCCACCGATGTGTCTGCCGTCGACAGCAGGCCGATGCTCGTCGACCTCATGGGTATGGGCCGTCCGCCCGAGGAGGTCAGCGCCGACTCGCCGATCATCAAGAAGCTCGACCTCGCCTACCGGCAGGCGCTCAACGCTACCGCGGACGTCCTGGGTATCACCCTGTCACACGTCGACGTGTCCGTGGACGCCACAACGCTGCCCCACGACATCGAGGTTCGCGCCGGCACAATCGAAGCGGGAACGGTGGTTGGACAACGCTTCTCGTGGGTGGGGTACTGGTCCGGCCGGCCGTTGCTCGCGATCCACGAGGAATGGGTGTTGACGCGTGACCTCCCGCAGTGGGGACTGAGACCCCTCGCGCCCGGCGAGAAGGCGCCGTTGATCCGCGCCGTCATCAAGGGCACGCCCAGCTTCGAACTGCAGCTCGACGTAGGGTTCGACGACAAGCCGACCGACGGCACGCACGCGCAGCCCGGTCATCTCATGATCGCGATGGGCGCGATACGGGCGATACCCGATGTGCTCGCTGCGCCGCCGGGTGTTGTTGCGGCGCCGGTGTTCGGTGCCATCCAGCTGAGATCCGACTAGGTGTCGCGCCCTAACGGGTTGATCGCGTGCAGCTGGTGGGTGTAATCAACCCGTCAAGCGCGATTTCGCTCGGGCGAGCCCACTAGGAGCTTTCGACTCCAACCGCGCGTGCGATGTGGTCGCTGGGCGCCGAATGGAATACATGTGCCGAGCCATCCGGCAGCACCCTGCGCGCGATCAGATAGTCAGAACCCAGCCAGCCCTGCCGGATGAAACGGCCGAACCGCAAAAACGTGCCGGGTGCGCCGCTGGCGGACGGCACGAGCTTCACCTGCTCGATGCCGTCCTTGACCCCCTCACCGGTCAGCGGTCGGGCGGCCGCAAGACCGCGCACGATCACCGTCGCGACGTCGTGGGCGAGTCCAGGCATCGAATGCGCCGGCCGGCGACCGTACCTCGCCTCGAACCGGTCGAGAAATGCCTGCCCGACCGCGTTGCGCTCGTCATAGCTGTCGAGGCCGATCCAGCCGCGCAGATGGTGCCTCCACTCGTCGTTGATGTGCGCCATCTCGAAGGCGGTGGTCGTATAACGCGGCGGATCCCAGTCGGCGGCGAGCAACGCGTCGGAGAACCCCCACAGGCCGTGGCCGAAGCCAACGTGCACGAGAGCATCGGGGTCGGCCGCCCGGAGTTCTTTCACCGCGACGGCCTTGTCGGCTTCGACCTGCGGAATAGCAACAGTCGTAACGACTTTCAAACCCGCGGCCGCGTAAGCCTTCTCCGCGAATGCAAGGTATTCCTTGCCGATCAGCGACGCTTCATAGGCGATCGCGATTCGGGTCCGCCCGTCGCCGAGCATCACGGCCGCCAGCATCACCGGCTCTTCTGGCATCGACCCGTTGTTGAGTGCGAACGTCCATTCACTCAGTGCGCCCTCGGACCCCGACAGGATGATGTTGGGGACCTTCGCCACTCGATTGGCGTGCGAGGCAAGCGGGACCGCATTGTCGGAGACGTACGGTCCGAAGATCGCCAGGCACCCGTCGGCCACCAACTCGTCGTAGCCCTGCTCCACGGCCTGGTACGTGCCGTTCGGCAGCCCGATCACGTTGCGCTCGATCAGCTCGATCGGGCGGTCGACGAGACCCGAGGCGACGGCCTCGTCGAACACCAGCCGCAGGCTGTCCAGGGTGTCGTTGTCCGTTCCGGCCCTGGTCGGATAGTCGTTGAGCAAGCCGACTTTGAGCGGTGCCACCGAGCCGTACGCGCGAACCTCGTCGTCTGCCATACGGGCAACATACAACATGAAGGTTGTCTCCGATGTAGCGGAAATTAACGTTTACGAAATCGCATATGCCGATTCCCGGCCGTTGGTAGCGTCGCCGCCATGTCTGTCGACACGACCACCAACAGGAAGTACCGCGTCATTCAGTGGGGTATGGGCAATGTCGGGACGCTCGCGTTGCGTCATATGGCCCACAATCCGACATTCGACGTCGTCGGTGTGCTGTGCAACCGTCC
It encodes the following:
- a CDS encoding SDR family NAD(P)-dependent oxidoreductase produces the protein MLDFNGKVVLVTGGGAGIGRATVSAFAEQGARVIALEIDETRADELRTAGVDVAVIHGDATDAVDVSALATTIGERFGRLDVLINNVGHFVTRPTRFEELTDDQIDDIYRVNLKHIFSVTRAVLPLLRAAGGGASITNISSIEGFRGIPHFAVYGAFKAAITGFTMSLALELGPEGIRVNAIAPETTDSAQVPLDRMIHPSQRHHMPRWIPLGRFGTPEDIAGCALFLASPLAAWVSGTVVHADGGALAAAGWYRDDRGTWTNMPVIKGNSLRPAE
- a CDS encoding fatty-acid--CoA ligase, with the protein product MRESAIMGATELRSFVFAVEFAVGDAGRVWPVLSHHEGNLRNLGAHYAFIYESVVEAGRVLVVIGVRTRQPLLDLLRSPQLFEWFDAVGLDDLPAVFAGEAVERFDIGEAPAPGTEIVVAAVTPVADVDDFMARVRESLPQFARAGISRTLVYRAFDTAGEVMFLQQLASAEKALVWVDRSEIAASWLTAAGVGAYPPVFVGRFVNAMRLAETSGTDLH
- a CDS encoding (2Fe-2S)-binding protein; this translates as MYVCLCQGVTNETVSAAIVAGASTPKQVSAACGAGSECGRCCRTIRSIIDSVSTTTESGRGRRV
- a CDS encoding SDR family oxidoreductase; amino-acid sequence: MTDPHSDIAGIRMLIVGASSGIGQALALAAHARGVKVALAARRVSILTTLAEQLDGSAHELDVSDPQAIERVVGEVAALFGGLDAVVFTSASAPFALIEDTDVTTWMHTYAVNAVGASHLLRAAVPHLADDAVALIASSHDVGRPRAGVAAYHASKAALDEILRSWRAEHPELPVIRVSVGPTEGTEILRGADRDLLADLYRTWAQEGQIPAEMSAVDDVANALLSFIAVARANPTVVSDIVHLAPRARAKKS
- a CDS encoding SDR family NAD(P)-dependent oxidoreductase, with amino-acid sequence MDLGFAGAKAVVTGGSKGMGLAIAETLGAEGASVAIMARGQQALESAAESVRSAGAPEVLTLSVDMADAESIAAGYAAVSDAWGQLNVLVHTIGPSAGLFEELDDDDWHAAFDLGTMSAVRSVRAALPMLRAAEWARIVTLSAHSIQRQSARLVAYTATKAALSSLTKNLSKSLGPEGILVNCVCPGTIVTASFTEILKDTLAADGLDSSDPHDVMKWVEQTYGHPCDIGRAGLPEEIASATAYLASRRNGYVTGATVNVDGGSDFI
- a CDS encoding SDR family oxidoreductase produces the protein MEDVLGYKGKSVVVTGAASGMGQAAAQILVDLGARVTALDINPTTVDVDRALTIDLRDRANIETVAASIDGPVDGLFSCAGLPGPPFSEWDTILVNFVGARHLAEQLVPKMADGSSISVISSSAAIGWQDHIKVITELLETDGFDAAVEWLTANEKKWSWSGYAYSKYIIDAWVGWWYPELGRKGIRINAINPGPTETAMMPAFQDLMGKETVDQAIGPVGRYSTPEEQAWPLVCLGSPRLSYVGGEVLWTDGGWNGAMTMGRHEAKWADTAAGEMSKNG
- a CDS encoding NAD(P)H-dependent amine dehydrogenase family protein, encoding MTRTRPIRVIQWATGGVGTEMVTTILDHRPDIQLVGARVYSQAKHGVDIGRIVGRDQIGVTATIDTAEILALDADLVLYAPSFTDLDDVCALLASGKNVATPSFLFHPRRIPEADRRRLQEACEQGGATIHGSGLNPGNLSGVLPLALSGMSRTIDQVTLQERADWTLWESTEITFDGMWFGRPPDEVTPSANGYLSFLTKLFVEQTWFISDTLNAEIDDVSVSLECVPATKDFEMFGHVVRAGSTAGQRWNFRGHRNGKTLIEFETLWTIGGEYPGHWPKPLDGWTLTIEGDPSMRTHFFPLASFSRDASIEEHVKAGLITVAMQVVNAIPAVCDAPAGFATMADLPLIRSYTGFGNR
- a CDS encoding SDR family NAD(P)-dependent oxidoreductase, which translates into the protein MTTVSFADRVVLVTGGGRGLGAAYCREVARRGAAVVVADNGCDVDGNGSDPTPANDVVAEIVADGGRAVACVEDVSTEKGGQMAVELAEGEFGRLDAIVANSGNVFNAPVDDWPTERFESLLRHHLLGAFHVVRPGFEVMKRARYGRIVLVASAAGIFGQHGMLGYSTAKTGMLGLMNVLSLEGADFGIATNAIMPMARTRMADAVTGVGADDPDGSAFLDTLRQDQVAPVVAYLASEACTQTQTVFSAFMGRVAAVQIGISRGWTSPDGSLSAEDVAEHLPEILDTTGLLVPRTLYDEMGYVTSPESLPPK
- a CDS encoding NAD(P)H-dependent amine dehydrogenase family protein encodes the protein MTRVIQWATGITGMMSLRHVIGRPDLDLIAVRVYDPGKAGVDAGTLCGTAETGVLTTDDRGAVIESDADIVLYMGKVETDTEGCFADVCDLLASGKNVVATGSRFIHPRSLHESLADGIETACRTGRSSFLGLGLYPGFFGESLGPVLSRLTQKTDHISVREVLNYSTYASHDLIFNAMGFGHAPEDTTPLLTNTDYAASAWIGSATVLAQSLGLQIQSVEGFREVATTPRALTVAAGEIPAGTVGAMRFGVTVDCGETTMSVEHLTRMADDLAPDWPTEIGYEITFEGEPNMRVHLVIGSHDEDHAEQGCLATAMHAINAIPAVLAAEPGLYDVSSISPFVAHWTNR
- a CDS encoding cytochrome P450; translation: MAEPATVEELEQSIRDAQEKFNEGMGAAGDASPYPMLKELRAQSPVHAGWPEMGMEGNPDDGPQTFTAYSFDAVKAIFTDNITFSTRCYEDVVRPLQGPTILEMQDPEHAVYRKLHEFAFARSSMKRWDSELVGPLVDSTIAKFKGDKKADLVDKVFMPIPVRVIAALLGLPDSDVLWFHRLAIDLLGFRGDMDCAMRASSEMKEYFVGILADRRREPQDDMVSILAASEVNGVKMTDEQIYGFMRNLLPAGAETTSRSTASLAMALLTHPDQLDAVRADRSLLPQAIEEGIRWETPLLNFMREVTCDTEIGGVQIPKGATMMLSLGSANHDETRWDDPERFDIFRERKPHIGFAHGAHVCLGMHLARLETTKIFNALFDELPGLRLDPDAPPPYVTGTMFRSPPRLDVVWD
- a CDS encoding NAD(P)H-dependent amine dehydrogenase family protein, with the translated sequence MQWATGAVGTPALAELIENPDFQLVGVLVYDPAKAGQDAGALCGLPPTTGVLATTDKEEILALRPEVVIHAASKAHAVETNAEDICRLLASGTSVITTTSYNHLPTYGAETEAAFVEACRKGGSRFHAAGENPGFMFERLVATLTALSKTIDRIDLYEATDVSAVDSRPMLVDLMGMGRPPEEVSADSPIIKKLDLAYRQALNATADVLGITLSHVDVSVDATTLPHDIEVRAGTIEAGTVVGQRFSWVGYWSGRPLLAIHEEWVLTRDLPQWGLRPLAPGEKAPLIRAVIKGTPSFELQLDVGFDDKPTDGTHAQPGHLMIAMGAIRAIPDVLAAPPGVVAAPVFGAIQLRSD